A region from the Tahibacter amnicola genome encodes:
- a CDS encoding peptidoglycan DD-metalloendopeptidase family protein: MKRKLHHSMRELYRCGRALPLALLLAACASTPPAPVDDIAVNSHERDRELPAEPVRAPRPAAPATHRVAAGDTLYSIAFKNRMDYRDLARLNRIEAPFRIYVGQEIRLGQEPTEATGAATFAAESAPRSTASTPRPASPTPFEPVESAPARPATSPPVTTASASASTLPPGTTTTSISTITPLSSSPPPRPVTSGAASAAAGATASTASATAAKPVADPRSGATTGAAVPSAPAVTSLTPTPSGATAAASTPPVPPSTAPPATVASNGGIKWRWPAAGKVIASYVGGDQTRQGVDIAGSAGAPVYAAADGSVVYSGNGLLGYGELVIVKHSASFLSAYGHNRKRLVKEGDTVKAGQAIAEMGSMGSSREMLHFEIRRNGKPVNPLEYLPPR; encoded by the coding sequence GTGAAGCGGAAGCTGCATCACTCAATGCGTGAGCTGTACCGGTGCGGACGGGCGCTGCCGCTGGCCCTGCTGCTGGCCGCCTGCGCCTCCACGCCCCCGGCACCGGTGGATGACATCGCCGTGAATTCGCACGAGCGCGACCGTGAACTCCCGGCTGAACCTGTCCGCGCACCGCGCCCGGCGGCGCCCGCCACGCATCGCGTAGCGGCGGGCGACACGCTGTACTCCATCGCCTTCAAAAACCGGATGGACTACCGCGACCTGGCCAGGTTGAACCGTATCGAGGCGCCGTTCCGGATCTACGTTGGCCAGGAAATCCGGCTCGGCCAGGAGCCGACCGAGGCCACTGGCGCCGCGACCTTTGCGGCGGAATCGGCGCCCCGGTCGACGGCCAGTACGCCGCGCCCGGCGAGTCCGACGCCGTTCGAGCCGGTGGAGAGCGCGCCGGCGCGCCCTGCCACGAGCCCGCCGGTGACGACCGCATCGGCGTCCGCGTCGACGTTGCCGCCGGGTACGACCACCACGAGCATTTCCACCATCACGCCGTTGTCGTCCTCGCCGCCGCCGCGTCCGGTCACATCGGGTGCCGCGTCTGCCGCTGCGGGCGCGACGGCATCGACCGCTTCGGCCACGGCCGCAAAGCCCGTGGCTGACCCCCGTTCCGGCGCAACGACCGGCGCGGCAGTGCCTTCTGCTCCGGCCGTCACCTCGTTGACGCCAACGCCCTCCGGCGCCACTGCGGCTGCATCCACGCCGCCCGTACCGCCATCAACCGCGCCGCCGGCCACGGTAGCCAGCAATGGCGGCATCAAATGGCGTTGGCCGGCGGCCGGCAAGGTCATTGCGAGCTACGTCGGTGGCGACCAGACGCGCCAGGGCGTCGATATCGCCGGCTCCGCGGGTGCGCCGGTCTATGCCGCAGCTGATGGTTCCGTCGTCTACAGCGGTAATGGCCTGCTGGGGTACGGCGAACTGGTTATCGTCAAACACTCGGCGAGCTTCCTGTCGGCCTATGGCCATAACCGCAAGCGCCTCGTCAAAGAGGGTGACACGGTGAAAGCCGGGCAGGCGATTGCCGAGATGGGATCGATGGGTTCCAGTCGGGAAATGTTGCATTTTGAAATCCGTCGCAACGGCAAGCCGGTGAACCCGCTCGAATACCTGCCGCCGCGCTGA
- a CDS encoding YqaA family protein: MRLFKPLYEKALAWAAHPRAEALLAGLSFIEAIIFPVMPEVMLAPMTLARPARWARFATVSLIFSLIGAVVGYFLGHFAFEALRPLLDYLGWLPKIDALVISLKATVANSAWTAFWLLVVAGFMPVPLKIFTWASGIVGVPMVAFIASMVVGRGKRVYLLTGLIRLGGPRAEAALHKYIEWIGWAAVVVFIALVAWLKLRH; encoded by the coding sequence GTGAGGTTGTTCAAGCCGTTGTACGAGAAAGCGCTCGCGTGGGCGGCGCATCCGCGCGCCGAGGCGCTGCTGGCGGGGCTGAGTTTCATCGAAGCCATCATCTTTCCGGTGATGCCAGAAGTGATGCTGGCGCCGATGACGCTTGCCAGGCCAGCCCGCTGGGCGCGTTTTGCCACTGTGAGTCTGATCTTTTCGTTGATCGGGGCGGTGGTTGGTTACTTTCTGGGCCATTTTGCCTTCGAGGCACTGCGTCCGCTTTTGGACTACCTGGGCTGGCTGCCCAAGATCGACGCGCTGGTGATTTCGCTCAAGGCAACGGTGGCCAACAGCGCCTGGACAGCGTTCTGGTTGTTGGTTGTGGCGGGATTCATGCCGGTTCCACTCAAGATCTTCACGTGGGCGTCGGGCATTGTCGGCGTGCCGATGGTGGCCTTCATCGCCAGCATGGTCGTCGGTCGCGGCAAGCGGGTGTATCTCCTGACCGGCCTGATCCGGCTTGGTGGACCGCGCGCCGAGGCGGCGCTGCACAAGTACATCGAATGGATCGGATGGGCGGCCGTCGTGGTGTTCATCGCCCTGGTGGCCTGGTTGAAGCTGCGGCACTGA
- a CDS encoding protein-L-isoaspartate(D-aspartate) O-methyltransferase — MTAFQRQSPEARGQGMTSQRARDRLADRLVAEGIRDRRVIDVMRQMPRHLFVEEALATRAYEDSALPIGHGQTISQPWVVARMTEALLEFGVPRRVLEIGTGSGFQAAVLSALVGQVFTVERIEELLRNARRRFRKLGIDTIRSKHDDGRLGWPEEAPFDAIVLTAAGTELETALLDQLAPDGVMVAPVGAFGRQQLVRIRPDSNGVRMREILCPVSFVPLLGGTL, encoded by the coding sequence ATGACGGCGTTCCAGCGACAGTCGCCGGAAGCGCGTGGCCAGGGCATGACGTCGCAGCGCGCGCGCGACCGGCTGGCGGATCGCCTTGTCGCCGAAGGTATTCGCGACCGCCGGGTGATCGACGTGATGCGCCAGATGCCGCGCCACCTGTTCGTGGAAGAGGCGCTGGCCACACGGGCCTATGAAGATTCCGCCCTGCCGATCGGCCATGGCCAGACCATCTCGCAGCCCTGGGTCGTCGCTCGCATGACCGAGGCCTTGCTCGAATTTGGCGTGCCCCGGCGCGTGCTGGAGATCGGCACCGGTTCGGGCTTCCAGGCGGCGGTGCTCTCGGCATTGGTCGGCCAGGTGTTTACGGTCGAGCGGATCGAGGAACTGTTGCGCAATGCGCGCCGGCGCTTCCGAAAGCTCGGTATCGACACCATCCGCTCCAAGCACGACGACGGCCGGCTCGGCTGGCCTGAGGAAGCACCGTTCGACGCCATCGTCCTGACGGCCGCCGGTACTGAACTGGAAACCGCGCTGCTCGACCAGCTGGCACCCGACGGTGTCATGGTCGCTCCGGTCGGTGCCTTCGGGCGCCAGCAGCTGGTGCGTATCCGCCCCGACAGCAACGGGGTGCGGATGCGCGAAATTCTCTGCCCGGTGAGCTTCGTGCCGCTCCTGGGTGGGACGCTGTGA
- a CDS encoding sigma-70 family RNA polymerase sigma factor produces MIQPVREETSLDADDMLALLDVIEPAQGDEARNSTSAYLNEIGLIPLLDAGGERDLGEQVARGDCDARRQMIEANLRLVVAVARSYVGRGVPLLDLIAEGNLGLIRAVEKFDPGRGLRFSTYATWWIRESVQRALMQQGRTVRVPVHVLRELAQVLKARRELIGALGRYPTQEELAHAVNKPMAEVAALFCMTEEIRSLDAPMSEDDDRALVEQIAAESEAGSGGGIFAELAGGRLPDWLDKLTPRQRLVLERRYGLAGNAAQTLAEIATDLGLTRERVRQIQVEALTRLRRLGEAEGVGRSGTPS; encoded by the coding sequence ATGATCCAGCCAGTCCGCGAAGAAACGTCGCTGGATGCCGACGACATGCTTGCCCTGCTCGACGTCATCGAGCCCGCCCAGGGCGACGAGGCGCGCAATTCCACCAGCGCCTACCTCAATGAAATCGGGCTGATTCCGTTGCTGGACGCGGGCGGTGAGCGCGACCTGGGCGAACAGGTCGCGCGCGGTGACTGTGACGCACGCCGGCAGATGATCGAGGCCAACCTGCGCCTGGTCGTGGCAGTCGCGCGTAGCTACGTGGGGCGCGGCGTTCCGTTGCTGGACCTCATCGCCGAGGGAAACCTCGGCCTGATTCGTGCGGTGGAGAAGTTCGACCCTGGGCGCGGCCTGCGTTTTTCGACCTACGCCACCTGGTGGATCCGTGAATCGGTGCAGCGTGCGCTCATGCAGCAGGGGCGCACCGTGCGCGTGCCGGTCCATGTGCTGCGCGAGCTGGCCCAGGTGCTGAAGGCGCGCCGCGAACTGATCGGTGCGCTGGGGCGCTACCCCACCCAGGAAGAGCTCGCCCATGCCGTGAACAAGCCAATGGCCGAAGTCGCTGCACTATTCTGCATGACCGAGGAGATCCGCTCGCTGGATGCGCCGATGTCCGAGGACGACGACCGCGCCCTGGTCGAGCAGATCGCGGCTGAATCGGAGGCGGGCAGTGGCGGGGGTATTTTTGCCGAGCTGGCCGGCGGCCGCCTGCCGGACTGGCTCGACAAGCTGACGCCGCGGCAGCGGCTGGTGCTGGAACGCCGTTACGGTCTGGCCGGCAATGCGGCCCAGACCCTTGCCGAGATCGCCACGGATCTGGGCCTCACCCGCGAGCGGGTACGCCAGATCCAGGTCGAAGCCCTGACGCGGTTGCGCCGGCTGGGCGAAGCAGAGGGGGTCGGCCGGAGCGGGACGCCGTCCTGA
- a CDS encoding Smr/MutS family protein, translated as MRKRPASPAPPPITEEDRRLFQDAIGPVRPHTPPEAPGIVPERPAPEPRQFWLDEARVRDELLDMPIDPAEMEIGEELSYLRDGYRPELLKRLKRGAFSIADEMDLHQMTAEVARSAIVTFLADARHRGLTCVKLIHGKGLRSRPGGPVIKRLVDRMLRQRDDVVAFASARPELGGTGATVVLLRHR; from the coding sequence ATGCGCAAACGGCCTGCCAGCCCGGCACCACCACCGATCACCGAGGAAGACCGGCGACTGTTCCAGGACGCCATCGGCCCGGTACGTCCGCATACCCCGCCGGAGGCGCCCGGTATCGTGCCGGAGCGGCCAGCACCGGAGCCCCGCCAGTTCTGGCTGGATGAAGCCCGGGTACGGGACGAACTCCTGGACATGCCGATCGATCCGGCCGAGATGGAGATCGGCGAGGAGCTGAGCTACCTGCGCGACGGCTACAGGCCGGAGCTGCTCAAGCGACTCAAGCGCGGCGCATTCAGCATTGCGGACGAAATGGATCTGCACCAGATGACGGCCGAGGTTGCCCGGTCAGCCATCGTCACCTTCCTGGCCGATGCGCGCCATCGCGGCCTCACCTGCGTGAAGCTGATCCACGGCAAGGGGCTGCGTTCACGACCGGGCGGGCCCGTGATCAAGCGGCTGGTCGATCGCATGCTGCGGCAGCGCGACGATGTCGTCGCCTTTGCTTCGGCGCGACCGGAGCTGGGTGGAACCGGCGCCACGGTGGTGCTGCTGCGGCACCGCTGA
- the rlmE gene encoding 23S rRNA (uridine(2552)-2'-O)-methyltransferase RlmE, which yields MSRSKSSHRWLQEHFNDPYVKKAQAEGYRSRAAFKLDELLERDRLLKPGMVVVDLGAAPGGWSQLVNERLKGQGRVIALDILPMQGISGVDFICGDFREDSVLKELEAQLGGAPVDLVLSDMAPNMSGVDVVDQARAMHLSELALEFAQNWLKPGGNFLIKLFQGVGFDDYVRNLRASFSRVSIRKPKASRARSNEVYALAQGKRA from the coding sequence ATGTCACGCAGCAAGAGCAGCCATCGCTGGCTGCAGGAACATTTCAACGACCCGTACGTCAAGAAGGCCCAGGCGGAGGGCTATCGGTCGCGCGCGGCGTTCAAACTGGACGAGTTGCTGGAGCGCGACCGGCTGCTCAAGCCGGGCATGGTGGTGGTCGACCTCGGTGCCGCGCCGGGCGGATGGTCGCAGCTGGTCAATGAACGCCTGAAAGGGCAGGGCCGGGTGATTGCCCTGGATATCCTGCCAATGCAGGGAATCAGCGGCGTTGACTTCATTTGCGGTGATTTCCGCGAAGATTCCGTGCTGAAGGAACTGGAGGCCCAGCTGGGCGGGGCGCCGGTGGACCTTGTTCTCTCGGATATGGCCCCCAATATGAGCGGCGTCGACGTCGTCGATCAGGCACGGGCAATGCATCTTTCCGAGCTGGCGCTGGAATTTGCGCAGAACTGGCTCAAGCCCGGGGGCAACTTCCTGATCAAGTTGTTCCAGGGCGTCGGCTTTGATGATTACGTACGGAACTTGCGGGCGAGCTTTTCACGCGTCAGCATCCGTAAACCAAAGGCTTCGCGGGCGCGATCCAACGAAGTCTATGCGCTGGCCCAGGGCAAGCGCGCGTGA
- the surE gene encoding 5'/3'-nucleotidase SurE produces the protein MRVLVSNDDGVDAPGIRALADRLSAVGKVTVVAPDRDRSGASNSLTLDQPIRVSLLDDGRYRVAGTPTDCVHLALAGMLDFQPDIVVSGINNAANLGDDVIYSGTVSAAMEGRFLGLPAIAVSLVSRDHQPENFDSAAQAALILMQRLLVDPLPADTILNVNVPDRPWDEIRGFAVTRLGRRHRSAPCIRQSDPRGRPIYWIGPPGEAEDDGPGTDFHAVRDGFISITPIQVDLTRYQALEKVAGWVESLPLGAGLPA, from the coding sequence ATGCGTGTTTTGGTTTCCAACGACGATGGCGTGGACGCCCCGGGCATCCGCGCGCTGGCTGATCGGCTCTCGGCGGTCGGCAAGGTCACCGTGGTCGCGCCGGACCGCGACCGCTCCGGCGCCAGCAATTCGCTGACGCTGGACCAGCCGATCCGGGTCAGCCTGCTGGACGACGGCCGTTACCGTGTCGCCGGCACGCCCACTGACTGCGTGCATCTGGCCCTGGCCGGCATGCTGGATTTCCAGCCGGACATCGTCGTCTCGGGGATCAACAACGCTGCGAACCTCGGTGACGACGTGATCTATTCCGGCACGGTGTCCGCCGCGATGGAAGGCCGTTTTCTCGGCCTTCCGGCGATCGCGGTGTCGCTGGTCAGCCGCGACCACCAGCCGGAGAACTTCGACAGTGCCGCCCAGGCAGCGTTGATTCTCATGCAGCGCCTGCTGGTCGATCCGCTGCCTGCCGATACCATCCTCAACGTCAATGTGCCGGACCGCCCGTGGGACGAGATCCGGGGTTTTGCCGTCACCCGCCTGGGGCGCCGTCATCGTTCGGCGCCGTGCATCCGCCAGAGCGATCCGCGTGGCCGGCCGATCTACTGGATCGGGCCGCCGGGCGAAGCCGAGGACGACGGCCCCGGCACGGATTTCCATGCCGTGCGCGATGGCTTCATCTCGATCACGCCCATCCAGGTCGACCTGACCCGCTACCAGGCGTTGGAGAAAGTTGCCGGTTGGGTCGAGAGCCTGCCACTCGGAGCCGGGTTGCCCGCATGA
- the ispF gene encoding 2-C-methyl-D-erythritol 2,4-cyclodiphosphate synthase yields the protein MRIGQGFDVHAFGPGDHVVLGGVRIAHSQGVIAHSDGDVVIHALCDALLGALALGDIGQHFPPSDERWRGADSRVFLRHCMALLAQQGYRLGNADVTVIGERPKVLPHAPAIRQVLAADMACEPGAVSIKATTTEKLGFTGRGEGIAAMAVVLVEKAG from the coding sequence ATGCGGATTGGGCAAGGATTTGACGTACACGCCTTCGGGCCGGGAGATCATGTCGTACTGGGCGGCGTACGCATTGCGCACAGCCAGGGCGTGATTGCCCACTCGGACGGCGACGTGGTGATCCACGCGCTATGCGACGCCCTGCTGGGTGCGTTGGCGCTGGGCGACATCGGACAGCACTTCCCGCCCAGTGACGAGCGCTGGCGTGGTGCCGACAGCCGCGTGTTCCTGCGTCATTGCATGGCCTTGCTGGCACAGCAGGGCTACCGGCTTGGCAACGCCGATGTCACTGTGATCGGCGAGCGCCCGAAGGTGTTGCCGCATGCACCGGCGATTCGCCAGGTGCTCGCCGCCGACATGGCCTGCGAGCCGGGAGCGGTGAGCATCAAGGCCACGACCACTGAAAAGCTCGGCTTCACCGGCCGTGGCGAAGGCATCGCGGCCATGGCCGTCGTGCTGGTGGAAAAAGCCGGCTGA
- the ftsB gene encoding cell division protein FtsB — MLRYAALILLILLIVLQVKLWTGAGGVREVESLQSAVEAQKKQNAELKARNDALGAEVQDLKEGRDAIEGRARSELGLIRPGETFYQIVEPGAEDKNPPPRRP; from the coding sequence GTGCTGCGTTACGCCGCCCTGATTCTCCTGATTCTCCTGATCGTTCTGCAGGTCAAGCTGTGGACAGGAGCGGGCGGCGTGCGCGAAGTGGAAAGCCTGCAGAGCGCCGTCGAGGCGCAGAAGAAACAGAATGCCGAGCTCAAGGCGCGCAACGACGCACTGGGCGCCGAAGTGCAGGACCTCAAGGAAGGGCGCGATGCCATCGAAGGCCGCGCCCGCTCCGAGCTGGGCCTGATCCGGCCGGGTGAAACCTTCTATCAGATCGTCGAGCCCGGTGCGGAGGATAAGAACCCGCCGCCGCGGCGGCCCTGA
- the yhbY gene encoding ribosome assembly RNA-binding protein YhbY: MTLTNSQRRYLRGLAHDLKPVILVGAKGISDALVQEFGLALDHHELVKVRIPAEDREDFAAMVVRLAEASGAETVQTIGRTAVYFRRNKDEPKIALPR, from the coding sequence ATGACCCTGACCAATAGCCAGCGCCGCTATCTGCGCGGCCTCGCCCACGACCTCAAGCCCGTCATTCTTGTCGGCGCCAAAGGTATTTCCGACGCCCTCGTCCAGGAATTCGGCCTGGCCCTGGACCACCACGAACTGGTGAAGGTGCGCATTCCGGCCGAAGACCGCGAAGATTTCGCCGCCATGGTCGTCCGGCTGGCCGAAGCCAGCGGCGCCGAGACGGTGCAGACGATCGGCCGCACGGCGGTGTATTTCCGCCGCAACAAGGACGAACCCAAGATCGCCCTGCCGCGCTGA
- the truD gene encoding tRNA pseudouridine(13) synthase TruD, translated as MSSLPFAHGGPVLTGQLRCAPEDFRVDEDLGFEPDGAGEHVFVRVEKRGANTDWVAAELARWLDLPPEAVSYAGLKDRHAVTRQTFSIAVPIKRSVDWSSLAHPEFRVLDAVRHGRKLKRGALRGNAFRIVLRSVCGDRAQAEERIAIIRERGVPNYFGEQRFGRDGANLDRALEMFRGRRVARQQRSLLISAARSHLFNEVLARRVAAQSWNQAMDGDVWMLDGSHSIFGPQPVDEQILRRLADRDIHPTGPLWGRGALRSTGAVADLEQSVAGGMAECTTGLEGVGLNQERRSLRLPVTDLQAEWADDALTLSFWLPAGAYATTVLRELCGSPAGDPADAMQE; from the coding sequence ATGTCGTCTTTGCCCTTCGCCCACGGTGGCCCCGTCCTCACGGGGCAGCTGCGCTGCGCGCCCGAAGATTTCCGGGTCGACGAGGACCTGGGGTTCGAGCCCGATGGTGCCGGCGAGCACGTTTTCGTCCGCGTGGAGAAACGTGGCGCGAATACCGACTGGGTTGCCGCGGAGCTGGCGCGCTGGCTGGATCTTCCGCCCGAGGCAGTCAGCTATGCGGGGTTGAAAGACCGTCATGCTGTCACGCGGCAGACGTTTTCGATTGCCGTGCCGATCAAGCGGAGCGTGGACTGGAGCAGCCTGGCCCATCCGGAGTTCCGCGTGCTCGACGCCGTGCGCCATGGCCGCAAGCTCAAGCGCGGCGCCTTGCGCGGCAATGCGTTCCGCATCGTGCTGCGCTCCGTGTGCGGGGATCGTGCGCAGGCGGAGGAGCGGATCGCGATCATCCGGGAGCGCGGCGTGCCCAATTATTTCGGCGAGCAACGTTTCGGGCGTGATGGCGCCAATCTCGATCGCGCACTGGAAATGTTCCGTGGGCGGCGCGTCGCCCGGCAGCAGCGCAGCCTGCTGATTTCCGCGGCGCGTTCGCACCTGTTCAATGAGGTACTCGCACGGCGAGTGGCTGCGCAGAGCTGGAACCAGGCCATGGACGGCGACGTCTGGATGCTCGACGGCAGCCACAGCATCTTCGGTCCGCAGCCGGTCGACGAGCAGATCCTGCGCCGCCTGGCCGATCGGGATATCCATCCGACCGGTCCGCTGTGGGGACGCGGCGCGCTGCGCAGCACCGGCGCCGTGGCCGATCTCGAGCAGTCGGTGGCCGGCGGCATGGCCGAGTGCACCACGGGCCTGGAAGGGGTCGGGCTGAACCAGGAGCGCCGCAGCCTGCGCCTGCCCGTGACGGACCTGCAGGCCGAATGGGCGGACGATGCATTGACATTGTCCTTTTGGCTGCCGGCTGGCGCCTATGCAACGACCGTCCTGCGCGAGCTGTGCGGGAGCCCTGCCGGAGATCCTGCGGACGCGATGCAGGAATAA
- the ispD gene encoding 2-C-methyl-D-erythritol 4-phosphate cytidylyltransferase, whose protein sequence is MSKAYWCVIPAAGAGRRFGAAMPKQYLRLGEKPLLLHTLERLAAHPQVAGLMVVIAADDSYWTHGMLEVLGKPLLLATGGSERADSVLAGLRALPSSIADDEFVLVHDAARPCVSAEDISRLVARATAGDGGLLAAPLRDTLKRADADGCVQSTEPREARWRALTPQMFRRGPLSAALAAAAEAGVMATDESMAMERAGHRPLLVEGAETNLKVTTPADLLLAEFLLARHVG, encoded by the coding sequence ATGAGCAAGGCCTATTGGTGCGTCATTCCCGCGGCGGGGGCGGGGCGTCGCTTCGGCGCCGCCATGCCCAAGCAGTATCTGCGCCTGGGCGAAAAACCCTTGTTGCTGCATACGCTCGAGCGGCTCGCCGCCCACCCGCAGGTAGCGGGACTCATGGTGGTGATCGCGGCGGACGACAGCTACTGGACGCACGGAATGCTGGAAGTGCTGGGCAAGCCGCTGCTGCTGGCGACTGGCGGCAGCGAGCGCGCCGATTCGGTACTGGCGGGATTGCGTGCACTGCCTTCGTCCATCGCTGACGACGAATTTGTGCTGGTACACGACGCGGCGCGGCCCTGCGTTTCGGCAGAGGACATCAGCCGTCTGGTCGCACGTGCGACCGCCGGTGACGGCGGCCTGCTGGCGGCCCCCCTGCGCGACACGCTCAAGCGGGCCGATGCCGACGGCTGCGTCCAGTCGACCGAGCCGCGAGAGGCGCGCTGGCGCGCCCTGACGCCGCAGATGTTTCGCCGCGGGCCGCTTAGCGCGGCCCTGGCAGCGGCGGCGGAAGCGGGCGTGATGGCGACCGACGAATCCATGGCCATGGAACGGGCCGGTCACCGGCCATTGCTGGTGGAAGGCGCGGAAACCAATCTCAAGGTCACCACGCCGGCGGATTTGCTGCTGGCCGAATTTCTACTGGCGCGCCACGTTGGATGA
- a CDS encoding Mth938-like domain-containing protein, whose product MQLSLNRPGEYLFVRAVATDAVTVVDRPLTRSFILAPERAIEDWEVSAGSVLEPRHVEPILALNPAVAILGTGGRIVFPPAAVLAEFLTRGIGVEVMDNAAAARTYNVLVSEGRRVVVAFILP is encoded by the coding sequence ATGCAGCTCTCGCTTAACCGACCGGGTGAATACCTGTTCGTCCGGGCCGTGGCAACGGACGCGGTAACGGTCGTGGACCGTCCGCTGACTCGCAGCTTCATCCTGGCGCCAGAACGGGCCATCGAGGACTGGGAAGTCAGCGCGGGATCCGTCCTGGAGCCCCGGCACGTCGAGCCCATCCTGGCGCTCAATCCCGCCGTGGCCATCCTGGGCACAGGCGGCCGCATCGTCTTTCCGCCCGCCGCGGTGCTGGCGGAATTCCTGACCCGGGGCATCGGCGTGGAAGTCATGGACAACGCCGCCGCCGCGCGCACCTACAACGTCCTGGTCAGCGAAGGGCGGCGGGTGGTCGTGGCGTTCATTCTGCCCTGA